DNA from Zonotrichia leucophrys gambelii isolate GWCS_2022_RI chromosome 5, RI_Zleu_2.0, whole genome shotgun sequence:
ACTGACTGAAGTGCAAAGCCCTTTATATTCTGAAATCACTTAATGACATATAGTGCAAGTTCCTCTACTCTCAGGTGAGCTGGCTTCTGTTGTTCTAAAGTCATTGCATGGCATGTGGATAATTATTCCTATTTTTGTTCCATTTACCTTTCAGAAATCCAACCAAAGGCATTGTCATCAATAGACCAAATGGCTCAGATGTGTATGCTGGAGTGCCCAAGGACTATACAAAGGAGGTAGGAACAAATCCCCTTTCCCTGGGGTTCAGCATTATCCAATGTCTGAATAAATTCTTTCACCCTGTAGCTTACACTCCAAAATGCACATAATATAAAGCATCAAGTTTATTCACCTGCATGGTTAGACATGAAGTTTGGTGTTCATAAGATGAATATAGACAATAGATTCTTTGAAGTGAAGCACTGGTCATCAAAGTGAACCTTTACACTGTTTCCATGCTGGcacatgaaataaaaggaaggaaggtAAAATGTTGTAACTCAATCTGAAAAACAGCTATGTAAAACTAATTGTTTCATTAAATCAGTACAGTAATCCAGTCACTCTGTGATTTCATGATTCAGCAGCCAAGTGAGTCATTAGATTAAGATGTATTGAAAAGGCTGGCCAGCTAAATTTGTCATCCGTGCATAGCTTCTAACTTTAAGAAACCATCTTTCTAAATGAAGATTGTGTTGTTTTTATGATCAGATCTAACTTTAATCTTCTCAAATCCTTAGGATGTTACTCCTAAGAATTTTCTTGCAGTTCTCAGAGGAGATGAGGAAGCAGTGAAAGGGGTGGGATCAGGAAAAGTATTGAAAAGGTAAGAGAagtttaatttagaaaatatttgcatgtgtAGCTGTAAATTGACACTGATTTcaacaaaagaacaaattaGAGCAACTTAAGAATCCAGCAAAATTATTGATGGCATTTCCAGGTCCTTCACATTACAAATACAGTGTTCTAGTTTCTTAAACTATGCATCACAACAAAGCAACTGCTGATACTTGACTGATTAAGGTATAAAAGATCCAGAGAGTAGTATTAACTGTATGAAAGTATTTGTTATTTAGGCTGTTATCTTTTTCAAGAATGGCAGTTCTAAGATAGTGTGGCTAAACTCTGGAGACTtctggaaaggattttccaaGGCTTGTTTTAATGTACATGAACAGTTTTATTAATCAGCAGAAGACTTGGGTCAAACTCAGGCCAGACTTTGCAGTGAGTGGCAGAGGAACAGAGAGAGCTTAACCAGCTCTTCAGCTGGAAGAATTGCATGCCTAATCCCAGCCTTGGTCTTTGTAGCACGTGTACAGTTATTGAGGCTGAGTATAAATCATAATTCCATTCCTAATGAAGTGGAATTATGCTTtgtaattaatgaaaaaaaatctttgtgacTGAAAAAGTAATATGAGCAATTAAGCTTGTAAGTGATGTATTATGCTTAAATTATTTGTAAACTAGGCTACACAAATGATTCTAAgttttgcaatattttaatatatgaagaataataaattatagATTGGCTAAATGGAATGtaagatttttaattaatggtAGTTTATAACGGCTTATATAATTTACATGATTCAAGAATGTAGTTAATACATTTCAGGGCCTAATAATCTTCTTGGAAGGATACCTGATATCAGTTATTCATCTTGCTTCTACAGAGTTTGAGATGTGAAAGTATGATGCCACCTTACTAAGTTGTAATATACTTCTGACTATTGGTTAAGACATATATCATATATTTTTCTGTGCACAAGAATGACTGTAAAGCCTTTAAGAATTTAAATTCAACCATTTGGAAGGACTAGCCTTGTTAAAGAAAAACTGTGAAGTCTACCTTCATCTGACAGTTGATTTTAGAGGCATAGCAATGAAACATTACAGAAGAATCCCACTCTGGCACTGAGGAGAACAAAATGAAGAACTGAAGGAGCAGGACATTAGTCAAATAAGTTACTGCTCTGAATTGTTTGAACTTCATTCTTAAATGCTGAGGTTGAAAATGATATATGCAACACATATAGGCAAAACGTTAACAAATTACTGCACCTTACCAGATTGTGCAATTCTAGTATCTGGAATGAGTCAAGGGATGACTATGAAGCAATTTCTGGTTTAAAACAATGTCCATCTGAACACACCTCACCTGTGAAAGCTTGATGTTCCTGTTCAAATAAGGGAGTAGCTATGCAGGGGGCCAAAGTCTCTTAATGTACTCAGGAAGACAACTTGAACCCACAAATTAAAGTCTTAAATGTTTACATTCCACCTTGGTCAAATTTTTTGCATTTAGGATCAAGAGCAGGAAGCCAAAAAGTAACACCAACCCTTCTTTATTCGGCTCTGTTTGAATTTTCAAGTGGCCTGACTTCTGCTATTGGGTGGGACAAGAGCtcaattttcctttccctgggaGGCTTCCAGATGGACTTCCTGGAGTTCTCCCTAACCAGTAGGTTACTGGCCAAACAGAAGGCTGGACAATGTTCCCTTGAGCTGCTGAAATTGTACCTGTTTGCTGTGAGGGAAGAGCAAAAGCAAGTAAAGGTTTCTGGACTCTGGTACAGAGGAACAGAGGAGGGCCTGGACACTCCTTCTGATCTTTTTACACACTTTATATTTAATTGTCCCTGAATCCAGTTTAAAAGGAAATTCCTTTGCAGATCTGGCTGTTAGGGCAAGACCTTTCTGTCACCCAAACATGATCTGTTTGAATCTGATTAGAGTGGAATCAGGCTGTAGAGCAGACTGTACTACACAGATGTGAGGGTGTCAGAGCCTGCGAGTGCTCAGCTGACTGCAGAGCCACGGGTGCAGATGCCAGTCTGGCCCTATGGGTGCCTGTACATGCATCAGTTCCTcatggagctgcaggctgacACTGCTTGCTGATCTGTGTGACTGATTATGGCCACAGTAGTCCTTACACATACCTCAGGGTCTTAGCaaagaggtttttattatttattcttgtGTTAATGGTATAACCTTGGCATAACTTAGTAATAAAAGCATTCCTTTTTTACCAGACTTCTACAAATGCCCACATTATTACCAGTTCTTCTCATAGCCATTAAAAACCAATTGTGTTTCCACCATACCCTACAGCCCCTGTCTCAATCAGCTTACAGTTTGGAATGTGAAGCGTGATTGCCATATTCTCCATGTTTGAGGGACCATATCtttgtttttgttccttttgtgGGCATCTCTTCTAATAAGGATCCAAACTGATAtgcttgggagaaaaaaaaattaccaagaGGAGGTGCTTCAGCTCTATTATTTTCAGATATTGACATGTCTTAGCACTGAGAAGCAGATGATTGTTGTTGTATTGAAGATTAGGTTGGAGTAGTTAAAAAGactttgtttcaattttttcatTACAGTGGCCCCAAGGAtcatgtgtttgtttatttcacTGACCATGGAGCTCCAGGACTTCTGGCTTTTCCTGATGATGATGTAAGCATTTGGGGAATAACACAAAACCCATCATTTTAGTGACATACTAAAATAATAacacagaaatgtaaaacatGAGAATATTTAGTGCACTGCTATATTGAGGGGAGAGGCCAAAGAAGAGCATTATTCTCCTGATCactgtattttgaattttttccagTTAGAATCTGTAACATCCAGTTGAAACTTAAGTTATGTCATTCCATAGTCAGGCTGCTTCACACAGGTGTGACTTGGCTTTCTGGTGCACTATACATATCTTCTGGGACCATTGCTCATCTTTTCCAGAGTGGTAAATGCTAGAATGTTATACTTCAGAAGGGCAAAGGACTGGATAAATTTGTTGGGAAAATAGTGTACATATTCACAACAATTAGTATTTATTCTTAAGTGAATTGTGTGTCTGTTGAACATAAGTGGTTTTAATACAAGCCTTCTTATTTTACAGCTTCATGTGAAGGACTTGAATAAGACCATTTGGTACATGTATCATCACAAGAAATACCAGAAGGTAAACAAGCATACCcgaaattctgaaattaaaagagCAGCTGGCATAGAAGAGAGATGCTTTTATTTTGAGATTTGGCTCAAAGTAGGAAGAATCTGTTACATGCAGCTAAGTTTGCATTAGGATTTTGCAGTTAAAAGGATTGATCTGCTCCAAATTTTCCATAAATGGTTTACTTGTTTTTGCAGTTAATGTTCATAAGTAGTGTAAGTGCTGTTTGCTAATGCTGCATATTAAAAAAGCAACATCTGTAACTGCTGCACCCCATAATTTATACCTGACTCTCTTCCTGTACTTTGTTTACTTCAGACTTTACTGTTTGTACAGGAAGTTTTTATATACTTCATGTTTTTCTTACAGTTCCTTATTTAGTTTAAAAGACTGTACCTCTTGTCAGAAAATTCTGTGAATTTATTTCATCACATGTGCTAATAGCAGAAAAGTTACTGTTTTGAACATTTTACTGGTGCTTTTTATATGCTGTTCTTTGTGGCAATGTCTGCTATGGCTGGCTGTGTTTAGGAACACACAGCTGGCATCAGTTCAGAGACACTGCATTCAATACTAACATGTTGCTGTGCCTGTAGAGTGACTGTGTATTTGATCTGTGCTTTGTACAATAGCCAGTAGATCCCTGTGGATTCTGTAGAGGTGAATAACACCTTTTCATTAttattctttctcctttctatgGAGTCtaattcctgaaaataaaaaattagctTTTGTTTTGTAGCATTATGCATAGCTTTTGTTTCAGGAATAGCAGTACAGGCTAAGTAGCTACACCTAAAAAGCACCAAACAAGTATTCTCCATTTCCTCATGGAATTTCTTAAGgtctctgatttatttttgtattttatagaTGGTGTTCTACATTGAAGCATGTGAGTCTGGATCTATGATGAATCATTTGGCTGATAATATCAATGGTGAGCAGTCAGTTAACTTACTGGACTTAAATATCACAACTTGTCCCAGACCTTGTCACAGACAAGTACTGACTGTGACAAGAACAGGTTCAAGGCATGTTTATGTAGAATTTTAGTGGGGGAGCGCAAGAAAGTAATACTTTCCATTTACAGGAAGTTCCTTTTAGTAGAGTCTTACAAAAGACTGAAAAGGCTTTCAGTTTCTCGAAAATGAGAAGTTGAAAAGATATTTCTTTTCAGGAACCAGGTGGTTGCCCTGGTTATACAGACATTTCTCAGCCTCAGCACTGCTAACAGGTGTGGAGTTCCTGCTCTCAGTTTCACTGAGTAGCAGTTGTAGGCACCACTGCCAGGTGGATTTGCTGCACATTTGCACAACAACCCAGGATGTGGAACTCGGATTTTTCAGGGtttccaggctctgtgctgcagagctggaagctCAGGCTTGATTGGGATGAGGAATCACAACCTTTTGAAACAGCTGTTCCACATAGAGAAGTGTTGGCTCCTGTGGTTTTGAAGATGTCATTGCAGAGGAGACCAGCCATGTGCCTGTCCATGGCATCCTGGGTGTTTAGCCCTGGATGTGCTGCCTGACACCCACCAAGATTCCTTacaaacagcttttcttttttacaggTAGTTTCATGTTGATGATTGTCCCAGACAAATGCTCAGTATTTTTTATAGTTTATTCTGAGGACTCTGGTTGTACAACCAGCTCTGCTACAGAActtaaaaaggcagaaaattgaCAGTTTATGTATTAGAGTACAAAGTTGTCTTTGGCAGCTCTCAATGATAAGCTAAGAAGTTTAACTGGTTACTTAGTAAGCATTTTGAAGGGTGCTATGAGGAGCATTTTACTGCACAGATAagattaaagattttttttccttttgaggtTTAGGTACATTCTGAATAGAAACAACACAATAGCTCTATAAAATCATGCGGAACACTTTCACtttaaaatatggatttttccttcagttACACAACTCTGCTATATATTAACTTTGGCAAAAAGCCAAAATTGCTTTTGTCTTGAGACCTGTCAATATGTGTTTACAGTATTTCTGTTGTCTTAGAGATGACTTACTGGGAACGCTGTGCTTGGGACAGATGTAGGAATATTTTACTTTGTCTGAGTGTAGAGCATTATCCAACAAAATATATTACTTAGAAGGTGGCATTATGTGGAAGTAAAGATGATTTTTAGGGGATTCACTTCAAGTTTGGAGAAAAGATGTCATTattgtaaaaaagaaaatgaaatgtataGATAGTTGTTAGGgcacaatgctctcaggcacttCTTGAATAGTAGATTTTTCCTTCAGACAATTTTTAAACACCCCAGACCACATTTGGCAGCAAAGAAGAAGCACAGAGTGTGCTTAGAATAGCACTGAGGGTGACTGAACAGAATGATTAACATacttctttccttcctgctctttAGAAGTAAATgattgaaaagcaaaatacttaGACAAATTTATTGTGTGCAGCTAAGTATTAAATCATGGAGGAGCaaggggaaattaaaaaaaaagaagataaaatacCTCTTATTGTTTGTATTACAGTTTATGCAACAACAGCTGCTAATCCCAAAGAGTCATCTTATGCATGTTACTATGATGATGAAAGACAGACTTATCTTGGGGACTGGTACAGTGTGAATTGGATGGAAGATTCAGATATGGTAAGTTACTGAAacaaattttcttcatttcatgTATGAAAAAGATCAGTAGGATTTTTAAGCATAGCTCTTTTACAAGATTTGTGAAAACATTTGGCTTTGTGTGGGAACAAAATCAACAAATTAAGTTGGTAAAAGTATTTATCTACTACTCAGAACCATATATATAATCTTTATTTGTTTGGGCCACTGAATTTACTTCCAATACCAGctttcagaaatattatttcctgTTGTTATTTATAAGATAGAAAATATCTAACTTCTAGTTTCAAACTGACATAATCTTTATTTGCTAATCTCTCCAAACATGTTAAATGAATTGGGCAGTTCAGTGAGTTGTATGTCTGCTTCAGGGCTGCTTAAATATGGAACTGTGGCTAACCCACTTGTTAGAATAATGGAGAATGGTGTTAATTAAACAAACCTGGGATTTGTATGCAAGTCCACTCCCTTCTTGCCTATTTCCTGGGAAATGACATTACTAAAAGCAAGATGAGAATATGCTGTCAAAtcttcttttcagtttttactTCAATGTCTTTCAAAGGTTGTATAGCTCTTGTCCTAtacatcctcctcctcactggcagCTAAGACCCTTTGcagcttcccttgcatttttaGAATAGCATTTTAGACCTCATGGAACTTTCTTCGTGCAGGAGGATCTAAGAAAAGAAACACTCCACAAGCAGTTTCAGCTGGTGAAGAAACGCACCAACACCAGCCATGTGATGCAGTATGGAAACAGAGTATGTATTTCACAGGGCTTCCTGCTTAAATGTATCTTCAAGCCTTTCTTAGCCTATACTTTCATGCCTTAATCCAAACAACAAACAGCTGTAAACTGGCAGGGTTGATTTAGTCATTTTTAGTCATGAGCTATTTCTCTTAGAAGACCTCAGCATTTAAGAGGTGATGATCCTGATGCTAAAGGAAATCAGCCTTGCATATGCATTAATCCAAGAAATCAGGGTACAAGTTGTCCTCCAAGCCCTGCCAGTGGTTTGACACTTCAGTAAAGAAAGGTATTTACAACTTCCCAGCATATTATGAGTATTagtgaaatgttaaaaaatacaatGATCCCTCAAATGGGAAGAGCTAAGAGGTGATAGAGCATTTACAATAGTCCCATTTTGCAACAGATTAaatactcattaaaaaaaataatgtgcagTTATGTAACCTGGTAGCTTTTTTCCTCCAGTGAGTTTTGGAAATTAAAGTTCCCTGATTTTTGGCAGCCTTTACCTCATTGTATTAAAAACACAACATATgcatacacacagacacatacacCTACAACTCTGTTacttcctttgttttctctaaTAAAACAAGTTTAGAGATTTAGGTTTGCATGGCAGACAAAGACAAAACTACCTATTGAGGGTGATTGACAGTTTCCATCTGCTTACTTTTTATCCTTCAGAGCATCTCCTCCATGAAGGTGATGCAGTTCCAGGGCATGGGGAAGAAAGCTATGCCCATTTCTCTGCCACCTGTGGAAAACTATGACCTGACACCTAGTCCTGATGTGCCCTTTGCAATCATGAAACGAAAGCTGATGGCTACCAATGACATTTCTGAGGCTAAGAAGATTGCTGCAGAGATGAAAGCATACCTGGaggtaagaaaagaaaaaataattgctcATCAGGCCAGATATACTTCTGTTCTAAGAAATGGCAGAAGGAAAATCCCTGAAAGCcaaaaaaatttctcttcagACTGATGGTTTGTTCTTCCTTTAAAATTCAGTGATCTGTTCCACAAGACACATTCTTAGTAATTATCTAGCCAAAAGGTaagcaaatgcaaaagtcaGTCTCACAGCTTTTATTGACAGGAAATTCCTCATCTGCATCCATAGGGATTCTTGTGGGGATGACTTAATCTTTGGTATTAGAGAAACTCATGTCTCAGTAGAACTGAAACATTCCAAATCAAATAGCTCCTGCAGAATGGAAGTCAGTATTCCCTGGTAAACAGTGGAAGGACAGTAAGAAATTTTGGGCTCCAGGAATGTTGACTTTCTGTCAGTTTTCATTTGAGTGTGAAGAGACAAGTGCAACAGACTATGCtaaaaataaatggcaaaatTTGGTTCCCTAAAGAGCCTAAAAGTTAAAGGAggattaaagaaagaaatttcattCAAAGTCTTTGAATTAGATTTAGAAAAAGCATGTTTTaagttctttttgttttatataCAGGTGAAAGAATTCATCCAAGAATCCATGCAGAAGATAGTCACTGTAGTAACAGGGTCAACAGAACAGACCAAGCAGATTCTGTCAGACAGACTGACCATCAGCAATTATGACTGTTACCAGTCAGCAGTGAACCACTTCAAAGCTCATTGCTTCAACTGGCACTTACCTGTGGTAAGTCACTCATTGGATATAACCTGATAAACAGCCACAAAAACTAGCCCAGGCATAGGCACACCtgcaaaaatcagcttttattaaaaagctACCTTGGGGCAGTCATACAGATCAGATTTGGAAGAAGGGTAAGTAATTGCTTTTGGAAACAATTTTTACTACACCTTTGGGTAGGCAAGAAGTTCACTAAAAAAACTTCTTGCTTACCCAagataatatataattttactAGTTGTGCTGTTGCTTCCATCAGTTCCCTCCCCAGAAATCCCAGTGTTAAGAAAGTCATGTATTGTATTTCTGCTTGAAACATCTCTGCTGTCTAAACAGAAACAAACCATCACCACTATGAATTCATAATCTTGGTGCATTCAGATTTCTGTATTATGATATATTATTATTCATAATTCCTTGCAGTAGCCTTGCTACTATTTCCATCATCATGCTGAATTCTTGAGAACTACTTTTTAGTTTAGGGACTTTAATACTGTTTGCTCTTCCTGGGATCCCAGTTGAGGATTCAAGTAGTGTTATTAGACTTTAGGTAAGAATAAGAAAGTTCTGATTGTAGGCAAGATAGCCTCTTTagtggattttttggttttgttctgtggGATTTTAAGAACATAATGGATCAGATGGTCTTGTGTTTGAGGTCAATGTTCAGCACAGCTGAGTTTCCTAAGTTCAAATAAGTTAAATGGCTGAATTGCCTGAAGTTCAAAGAGCAAAGTGTGCAGAAAAAAGATCCATTTAGCCCAGTACTAGATCATCAGTTGAACACCTTGGATGTTAGAGCAGCTCTAAATTATTTCCATCATTTAGTCTGGATAAGCAATACCTGCTTTTGATCACTGAAATTCTTAACaatgtttgtttatttcagtATGAGTATGCACTGAGACAGCTGTATGCCTTGGTCAACCTTTGTGAAGGAGGATACCCCATTGACAGGTAATGAGGTTCCCAGATATGCCCTGTAGTTTAACTGTGGCTAGAACAACAAAAGCCAATAGGCTGATAAAGCTTAATCCTAAAAGCTTCTCACTTGTTCTGCTCTTGTTATCATTTTGTCCATAAATCACTCTAAAtttagaaatgtttgttttgacaAACATCATTATTTGTTCCCTCCCACTCACAATGATCCATGTCCCCATAACCCTTTAATTTCCTTACTGAGCCTCAGGGGAAATGGCAGCCAGTCAGAGGATGCCACTGCACCACACAACATCAAACAATGCAGCATGGCTGGTGCAAGGGCGTTGCCCTGTAACTCCTGCCTCAGCTTACACTGAAGCCAGGCAGGGaactgctgtgttttctctgccaccccctcagctgctggctcaaaacaccacagcactgctgggttcTGATGATGAAAGAGAATATGGTGCTGTGTGTGGGGTAGGAAAGCAGGGAAGTAATGGTCCAGGCTGACCCCTGTGGTGGTGCAGTAGAGCCAAGGGCAGCACGGTGTTGGAATTCTGTCTTGGGAATTTGTGGTAGAGGTTGGGATCCCAGCTTATGAGTCATGCAAGAGAAGtaaaagggagagaagaaagaagaagggtAGGGAATGTGAGGATGGACTGGTAGTTCAGAGAGTGGGTACATGCAGCTCGGGAGGTGAAGAACTGCTGCCCCCACTCCTGGTGGCAGCCCTCTGCAGTCAGTTTGGGAAATTAGTTTAAGAGCAGAGTACCTGAAAAGTTATTGATCATTATTGTTCTCTGTTGCAGAATATGCCTGGCCATGAATCGGGTGTGCCTTGGGTATTGATGGAAACAACAGTCCTGAATGTAACCCTTACTACAAGTGATAACTTCTCATAGCTGTCATAATCCAGACTTTATGTGCATGCAACCTGGAGAGTCAGACACTGTACTGGaactgtgctgggagctgaggcaCCAGACCATGAGCAGTGCAGCACTTGCCAGTGCTCTCCCCTGCATCCCCACCTGCTGACAGCCTGCTGCTTTGAGAGAGGCATTTTGGCAGACCACCTGGAGCTTTCAAGATGGATAATTTTTTCAAAGCACAATGCTCTTAGGAATCTCTGGATGAACACTACAAGCCACCTATGTGATTGCTAAATCCATCCTAAATCTAAACATTGAGTCATTAATTctagagggtttttttaatactctTGCTAGCtcttaactttttaaaaaaagttaatgaaTGCCATTACAGTGACTAATTTGCAGATTGGTTGA
Protein-coding regions in this window:
- the LGMN gene encoding legumain, producing the protein MILKAVLLLGCALGISTFPMEEPEDGGKHWVVIVAGSNGWYNYRHQADVCHAYQIVHRNGIPDEQIIVMMYDDIADNEENPTKGIVINRPNGSDVYAGVPKDYTKEDVTPKNFLAVLRGDEEAVKGVGSGKVLKSGPKDHVFVYFTDHGAPGLLAFPDDDLHVKDLNKTIWYMYHHKKYQKMVFYIEACESGSMMNHLADNINVYATTAANPKESSYACYYDDERQTYLGDWYSVNWMEDSDMEDLRKETLHKQFQLVKKRTNTSHVMQYGNRSISSMKVMQFQGMGKKAMPISLPPVENYDLTPSPDVPFAIMKRKLMATNDISEAKKIAAEMKAYLEVKEFIQESMQKIVTVVTGSTEQTKQILSDRLTISNYDCYQSAVNHFKAHCFNWHLPVYEYALRQLYALVNLCEGGYPIDRICLAMNRVCLGY